A region from the Nocardioides exalbidus genome encodes:
- a CDS encoding ATP-binding cassette domain-containing protein — MTTTHPADDHDLIRVEGARENNLKNVSVDLPKRRLSVFTGVSGSGKSSLVFATIAAESQRMINETYSAFVQGFMPSLARPDVDHLEGLTTAIIVDQERMGANPRSTVGTATDANAMLRILFSRLGDPYVGPPTAYSFNVPTRKASGMMTTEKGGRTERRIAKQEVYLGGMCPRCEGMGKVNDIDLTALYDDEKSLNDGALTVPGYSMDGWYGRLFEGMGLPMDKPIKSFTKKQLETMLWSEPTKLKVEGVNLTFTGMIPQIQKSILSKDPEAMQPHIRRFVDRAVTFQTCPDCDGTRLTPEARASKIDGRSIADLCEMQISDLAAWVRGLDEPSVAPLLKGLQHLLDSFSEIGLGYLSLDRPAGTLSGGEAQRTKMIRHLGSSLTDVTYVFDEPTIGLHPHDIERMNNLLLQLRDKGNTVLVVEHKPETISIADHVVDIGPAAGAGGGEICFEGDVDGLRRSGTITGRHLDDRASLKDSVRKATGQMEVRGASTHNLKDVDVDVPLGLLTVVTGVAGSGKSSLIHGSLAGREDVIVIDQGAIKGSRRSNPATYTGLLEPIRKAFAKANGVKPALFSSNSEGACSTCNGAGVIFTELGPMATVESPCEECEGRRFKAEVLEYTLGGKDIAEVHEMSVSDALVLFSDGEAKIPAAVKILERLVDVGLGYITLGQPLSTLSGGERQRIKLAVQMGDKGDVYILDEPTTGLHLADVENLLGLLDRLVDSGKSVIVIEHHQAVMAHADWIIDIGPGAGHDGGTVVFEGAPSEMVGAKKPTLTGKHLKEYVGA; from the coding sequence ATGACGACCACACACCCAGCCGACGACCACGACCTGATCCGCGTCGAGGGCGCGCGCGAGAACAACCTCAAGAACGTCTCGGTCGACCTGCCCAAGCGACGCCTGTCGGTCTTCACCGGCGTCTCCGGCTCCGGCAAGAGCTCCCTGGTCTTCGCCACCATCGCGGCCGAGTCGCAGCGGATGATCAACGAGACCTACAGCGCGTTCGTGCAGGGGTTCATGCCCTCGCTCGCGAGGCCCGACGTCGACCACCTCGAGGGCCTGACGACCGCGATCATCGTCGACCAGGAGCGGATGGGCGCCAACCCGCGCTCCACGGTCGGCACCGCCACCGACGCCAACGCGATGCTGCGGATCCTCTTCAGCCGCCTCGGTGACCCGTACGTCGGCCCGCCGACGGCGTACTCCTTCAACGTCCCGACCCGCAAGGCGAGCGGCATGATGACGACCGAGAAGGGCGGCCGCACCGAGCGCCGGATCGCCAAGCAGGAGGTCTACCTCGGCGGCATGTGCCCGCGCTGCGAGGGCATGGGCAAGGTCAACGACATCGACCTGACGGCGCTCTACGACGACGAGAAGTCGCTCAACGACGGCGCGCTGACCGTGCCGGGCTACTCGATGGACGGGTGGTACGGCCGGCTGTTCGAGGGCATGGGCCTGCCGATGGACAAGCCGATCAAGTCGTTCACGAAGAAGCAGCTCGAGACGATGCTGTGGTCAGAGCCGACCAAGCTGAAGGTCGAGGGCGTCAACCTGACCTTCACCGGCATGATCCCGCAGATCCAGAAGTCGATCCTGTCCAAGGACCCCGAGGCGATGCAGCCGCACATCCGGCGCTTCGTCGACCGCGCGGTGACCTTCCAGACCTGCCCCGACTGCGACGGCACTCGACTCACCCCGGAGGCGCGGGCCTCGAAGATCGACGGCAGGTCGATCGCCGACCTCTGCGAGATGCAGATCAGCGACCTCGCCGCGTGGGTGCGCGGCCTGGACGAGCCGTCCGTCGCGCCGCTGCTCAAGGGGCTCCAGCACCTGCTCGACTCGTTCTCCGAGATCGGCCTCGGCTACCTCTCGCTCGACCGCCCGGCCGGCACGCTGTCGGGCGGCGAGGCGCAGCGCACCAAGATGATCCGGCACCTCGGGTCGTCGCTGACCGACGTGACCTACGTGTTCGACGAGCCCACCATCGGCCTCCACCCGCACGACATCGAGCGGATGAACAACCTGCTGCTCCAGCTCCGCGACAAGGGCAACACCGTCCTGGTCGTGGAGCACAAGCCCGAGACGATCTCGATCGCCGACCACGTCGTCGACATCGGCCCGGCGGCCGGTGCCGGCGGCGGCGAGATCTGCTTCGAGGGCGACGTCGACGGCCTCCGCCGGAGCGGGACGATCACCGGCCGGCACCTCGACGACCGCGCCTCGCTCAAGGACTCGGTGCGCAAGGCGACCGGGCAGATGGAGGTGCGCGGTGCGAGCACCCACAACCTCAAGGACGTCGACGTCGACGTGCCACTGGGCCTGCTGACCGTCGTCACCGGGGTGGCGGGGTCCGGCAAGAGCTCGCTCATCCACGGCTCGCTCGCGGGTCGCGAGGACGTCATCGTGATCGACCAGGGCGCCATCAAGGGCTCCCGCCGCAGCAACCCCGCGACGTACACCGGCCTCCTCGAGCCGATCCGCAAGGCGTTCGCCAAGGCCAACGGTGTGAAGCCGGCGCTCTTCAGCTCCAACTCCGAGGGCGCCTGCTCCACCTGCAACGGCGCCGGCGTGATCTTCACCGAGCTCGGACCCATGGCGACGGTTGAGTCTCCGTGCGAGGAGTGCGAGGGCCGTCGCTTCAAGGCCGAGGTGCTGGAGTACACCCTCGGCGGCAAGGACATCGCCGAGGTGCACGAGATGTCGGTGTCGGACGCGCTCGTGCTCTTCAGCGACGGCGAGGCGAAGATCCCGGCCGCGGTGAAGATCCTCGAGCGCCTCGTCGACGTCGGCCTCGGCTACATCACGCTCGGCCAGCCGCTCAGCACGCTCTCCGGCGGCGAGCGCCAGCGGATCAAGCTCGCCGTGCAGATGGGCGACAAGGGCGACGTCTACATCCTCGACGAGCCGACGACGGGCCTCCACCTCGCCGACGTCGAGAACCTCCTGGGCTTGCTGGACCGCCTGGTCGACTCGGGCAAGTCCGTCATCGTGATCGAGCACCACCAGGCCGTGATGGCGCACGCCGACTGGATCATCGACATCGGACCCGGTGCCGGCCACGACGGCGGCACCGTCGTCTTCGAGGGGGCGCCGTCCGAGATGGTGGGCGCGAAGAAGCCGACGCTGACCGGCAAGCACCTCAAGGAGTACGTCGGCGCCTGA
- the mmuM gene encoding homocysteine S-methyltransferase, protein MTRTSLSNAITARPVVLDGGLATLLERHGHDLSSDLWSARLLRDDPAAIERAHREFFESGAEVATTASYQVSFEGFGATGVDRDEVARLLRRSVSLAADARDAAAPDAWVAASVGPYGAVLADGSEYRGDYDLDVAGLRTFHRPRLDVLAATVGEGADILAIETIPCLAEVEAVLAELDGTGVPAWLSLSAAGDRTRAGEALEDAFAMAADVPEVLAVGVNCTTPADARAAVPLAGAHGAAIVYPNSGQAWNAETRAWEGRSAFDAEDVSAWVAAGARLVGGCCRVGPEDVSALRQLVGATT, encoded by the coding sequence GTGACCCGCACCAGCCTCAGCAACGCCATCACCGCGCGTCCCGTCGTCCTCGACGGCGGCCTCGCCACCCTCCTCGAGCGGCACGGCCACGACCTCTCCTCCGACCTCTGGTCCGCCCGGCTCCTGCGCGACGACCCGGCCGCGATCGAGCGCGCGCACCGTGAGTTCTTCGAGTCCGGGGCCGAGGTGGCCACCACCGCGTCCTACCAGGTCTCCTTCGAGGGCTTCGGCGCCACCGGCGTCGACCGGGACGAGGTGGCGCGGCTGCTGCGCCGCAGCGTGTCGCTCGCGGCCGACGCGCGCGACGCGGCCGCCCCCGACGCCTGGGTGGCGGCGTCGGTCGGGCCCTACGGCGCCGTGCTGGCCGACGGCTCGGAGTACCGGGGTGACTACGACCTCGACGTCGCCGGCCTGCGCACCTTCCACCGACCGCGGCTCGACGTGCTCGCCGCGACCGTGGGGGAGGGCGCGGACATCCTGGCGATCGAGACGATCCCGTGCCTGGCCGAGGTCGAGGCCGTGCTGGCCGAGCTCGACGGCACCGGCGTGCCGGCCTGGCTGTCGCTGTCGGCCGCCGGGGACCGCACCCGGGCGGGCGAGGCGCTGGAGGACGCGTTCGCGATGGCGGCCGACGTCCCCGAGGTGCTCGCCGTGGGCGTCAACTGCACCACTCCGGCCGACGCCCGGGCCGCCGTGCCGCTGGCCGGGGCGCACGGCGCTGCCATCGTCTACCCGAACTCCGGCCAGGCCTGGAACGCGGAGACGCGTGCGTGGGAGGGGCGCTCCGCCTTCGACGCCGAGGACGTCTCGGCGTGGGTCGCGGCCGGGGCCCGGCTGGTGGGTGGATGCTGCCGGGTCGGCCCCGAGGACGTCTCCGCGCTGCGGCAGCTGGTGGGCGCTACGACGTGA
- a CDS encoding Fpg/Nei family DNA glycosylase gives MPEGHTIHRLARRHARLLGGSHVSADSPQGRFEDGAALLDGRELAATDAWGKHLFHRYDDLWLHVHLGLYGKFRDGVLPAPPTRGALRLRLLGGGHWLELRGPTACEVLTDDERRGILARLGPDPLRRRPDVEAFVARVLRSRAPIATLLMDQSVVAGVGNVYRAEVLFRQRLDPFRPGRAHDAATLHALWDDLVGLLRAGVRAGRIVTTHPEDRERPAGRPRRVDAHYAYGRAGLPCRICGTPVQDTTIGARRLFWCPVCQA, from the coding sequence GTGCCAGAGGGACACACGATCCACCGACTCGCCCGTCGCCACGCCCGGCTGCTGGGCGGCAGCCACGTGTCGGCGGACAGCCCCCAGGGCCGCTTCGAGGACGGTGCGGCCCTGCTCGACGGCCGCGAGCTCGCGGCGACGGACGCGTGGGGCAAGCACCTCTTCCACCGCTACGACGACCTGTGGCTGCACGTGCACCTCGGGCTCTACGGCAAGTTCCGCGACGGGGTGCTGCCCGCTCCCCCGACCCGTGGTGCCCTGCGGCTCCGCCTCCTCGGGGGCGGTCACTGGCTGGAGCTCCGTGGCCCGACCGCGTGCGAGGTGCTGACCGACGACGAGCGCCGCGGGATCCTCGCGCGGCTGGGCCCGGACCCGTTGCGACGTCGGCCGGACGTGGAGGCCTTCGTGGCTCGCGTGCTGCGCAGCCGGGCGCCGATCGCCACGCTCCTGATGGACCAGTCGGTCGTCGCGGGCGTCGGCAACGTCTATCGCGCGGAGGTGCTGTTCCGGCAGCGCCTCGACCCGTTCCGGCCGGGGCGGGCCCACGACGCGGCGACGCTGCACGCGCTGTGGGACGACCTCGTCGGCCTGCTCCGCGCCGGCGTGCGCGCCGGCCGCATCGTCACGACGCACCCCGAGGACCGGGAGCGTCCCGCCGGGCGGCCGCGGCGGGTCGACGCGCACTACGCCTACGGACGCGCCGGACTGCCGTGCCGGATCTGCGGCACGCCGGTGCAGGACACGACCATCGGAGCGCGGCGGCTCTTCTGGTGCCCGGTCTGCCAGGCCTGA
- a CDS encoding pyridoxamine 5'-phosphate oxidase family protein, with amino-acid sequence MTTHDDQLATVAEIMEDTRIAVLTYVSADGALVSTPMGTQDFEHPGTVWFLTERDTDKVRAIEADPRVNVAYASGDGWVSLTGTARVSEDREKLKQLWDLSAGVFMTGGPEDESNVLLEVSGSSAEYWDSPGKVASVLELAKGLVGRGTPDLGDNDTVAL; translated from the coding sequence ATGACCACTCATGACGACCAGCTCGCGACCGTTGCCGAGATCATGGAGGACACCCGCATCGCGGTGCTGACCTACGTCTCGGCCGACGGCGCCCTCGTCTCGACGCCGATGGGCACCCAGGACTTCGAGCACCCGGGCACCGTCTGGTTCCTCACCGAGCGCGACACCGACAAGGTCCGCGCGATCGAGGCCGACCCGCGGGTCAACGTCGCGTACGCCAGTGGCGACGGCTGGGTGTCGCTGACCGGCACGGCGCGGGTGAGCGAGGACCGGGAGAAGCTCAAGCAGCTCTGGGACCTGTCGGCCGGTGTCTTCATGACCGGTGGGCCGGAGGACGAGTCCAACGTCCTGCTCGAGGTGTCGGGCAGCTCCGCGGAGTACTGGGACTCCCCCGGCAAGGTCGCGTCGGTCCTCGAGCTGGCCAAGGGCCTCGTCGGTCGAGGGACGCCCGACCTCGGCGACAACGACACCGTCGCCCTCTGA
- a CDS encoding DNA glycosylase AlkZ-like family protein, translating to MAAPGTPMIELSRRDARRIAVRAQLLTADRPSDVLATIRHLGFLQVDLTRVVAEHADLALWTRLGAHYEPEDLEDLVGDGAVVELRAMLRPSEDIALFAADMALWPGEPPLKEWQEDLRDWVAANDGCRQDILAFLRAEGPTAARDLPDTCEVPWRSTGWTNNKNVMKLLECLESRGEVAVASREGRERRWDLASRVHPGDAVVPVEEAHHELARRRLRAHGIARPRQLEDWEERYDVRGAGLGARVEGVRGVWRVDPDRLDDLDGFEPRTAILSPLDRLVFERKRMEELLEFDYQLEMYKPAAKRQWGYWAMPVLDGDELVGKVDATADREGGVLVVDAIHEDGDWSAARRERVDAEVDALAGWLGLAVVRT from the coding sequence ATGGCCGCACCCGGGACCCCGATGATCGAGCTGAGCCGCCGCGACGCCCGCCGGATCGCCGTACGCGCCCAGCTGCTGACTGCCGATCGACCGTCCGACGTGCTCGCGACGATCCGGCACCTCGGCTTCCTGCAGGTCGACCTGACCCGCGTCGTGGCCGAGCACGCCGACCTGGCGCTGTGGACCCGGCTCGGGGCGCACTACGAGCCCGAGGACCTCGAGGACCTCGTCGGCGACGGGGCCGTCGTGGAGCTCAGGGCGATGCTGCGCCCGAGCGAGGACATCGCGCTCTTCGCGGCCGACATGGCGCTGTGGCCGGGCGAGCCGCCGCTGAAGGAGTGGCAGGAGGACCTCCGCGACTGGGTGGCGGCCAACGACGGCTGCCGGCAGGACATCCTCGCGTTCCTGCGTGCGGAGGGGCCGACGGCGGCCCGCGACCTGCCCGACACCTGCGAGGTGCCGTGGCGCTCGACCGGGTGGACCAACAACAAGAACGTGATGAAGCTGCTCGAGTGCCTCGAGTCGCGCGGCGAGGTCGCGGTCGCCAGCCGCGAGGGGCGCGAGCGCCGCTGGGACCTCGCCTCCCGCGTGCACCCCGGCGACGCCGTCGTACCCGTGGAGGAGGCGCACCACGAGCTCGCCCGGCGGCGCCTGCGCGCGCACGGGATCGCCCGTCCCCGCCAGCTCGAGGACTGGGAGGAGAGGTACGACGTCCGCGGGGCCGGCCTCGGCGCCCGCGTCGAGGGCGTGCGGGGCGTCTGGCGGGTCGACCCCGACCGGCTCGACGACCTCGACGGCTTCGAGCCGCGCACCGCGATCCTGTCGCCGCTCGACCGGCTGGTCTTCGAGCGCAAGCGCATGGAGGAGCTCCTCGAGTTCGACTACCAGCTCGAGATGTACAAGCCCGCGGCGAAGCGTCAGTGGGGCTACTGGGCGATGCCCGTCCTCGACGGTGACGAGCTCGTCGGGAAGGTCGACGCGACCGCCGACCGCGAGGGTGGAGTGCTCGTCGTCGACGCGATCCACGAGGACGGCGACTGGTCGGCAGCGCGCCGCGAGCGCGTCGACGCGGAGGTCGACGCGCTCGCCGGGTGGCTGGGGCTGGCCGTCGTCCGCACCTGA
- a CDS encoding CG0192-related protein → MGIVHRATLSPSKQEIVEAWLQTRTWPTGKVVAEKLAEYRYDDPDGEVGVETILWRCDDGAVVQTPLTYRAAPLAGAEDHLITTTQHSVLGERWVYDGCGDPVWARTLVTGILTGARQSQMFLEQDGERVDIPARMQVRGSGSGTSAPPVASIDEVTDDGNLTVVRAGDTEIALARVLGTPLGEGPHLLGRVGHRGETTVLAVLRTH, encoded by the coding sequence ATGGGAATCGTCCACCGCGCCACGCTGTCGCCGTCGAAGCAGGAGATCGTCGAGGCCTGGCTCCAGACGCGCACGTGGCCGACGGGGAAGGTGGTCGCCGAGAAGCTGGCCGAGTACCGCTACGACGACCCCGACGGCGAGGTCGGGGTGGAGACGATCCTGTGGCGGTGCGACGACGGGGCCGTCGTGCAGACACCGCTCACCTACCGTGCGGCGCCGCTCGCCGGTGCCGAGGACCACCTGATCACCACCACCCAGCACTCGGTGCTCGGCGAGCGGTGGGTCTACGACGGCTGCGGCGACCCGGTCTGGGCGCGCACGCTCGTCACCGGCATCCTCACCGGCGCCCGTCAGTCGCAGATGTTCCTCGAGCAGGACGGCGAGCGCGTCGACATCCCGGCGCGGATGCAGGTTCGCGGCAGCGGGTCCGGCACGAGCGCTCCCCCGGTCGCGTCGATCGACGAGGTGACCGACGACGGCAACCTCACTGTCGTACGCGCCGGGGACACCGAGATCGCGCTCGCGCGTGTCCTCGGCACTCCCCTCGGCGAGGGCCCGCACCTCCTCGGCCGGGTCGGGCACCGCGGCGAGACCACGGTGCTGGCCGTGCTGCGGACCCACTGA
- a CDS encoding SRPBCC family protein gives MLVHAHGPAGADEAWLRFTTPSTWPVWAPLITAVEASHDELEVGTTGRVHGPGPVSIDFEVTAVDAVRRSWSWRVHRGPASVEMSHHVLPAAGGGSRALLRVHGASATLLQPYRIPAAAALRGLVRDRFGLARDQEPVETFDFRFDRTYALAGRPFGITPRTTTIEVGPEWLYVGYGPWRLATPRSNIASAEASGGFGFVKTAGPPHLSLADRGISFTTNGERALCLTFHSPVPAIDPTGTIRHPGATLSVADPARLAEALGLSLPAA, from the coding sequence GTGCTCGTCCACGCACACGGACCGGCCGGCGCCGACGAGGCCTGGCTGCGGTTCACCACCCCGTCGACCTGGCCGGTCTGGGCGCCGCTGATCACCGCCGTCGAGGCGTCGCACGACGAGCTCGAGGTCGGCACGACGGGGCGCGTGCACGGCCCCGGACCGGTGTCGATCGACTTCGAGGTGACCGCCGTCGACGCCGTCCGACGATCGTGGTCCTGGCGGGTGCACCGTGGCCCGGCGTCGGTCGAGATGTCGCACCACGTGCTTCCCGCCGCCGGGGGTGGAAGTCGTGCCCTGCTCCGCGTCCACGGTGCGTCGGCGACGCTCCTGCAGCCCTATCGCATCCCTGCAGCCGCCGCGCTCCGCGGCCTCGTCCGTGACCGCTTCGGCCTGGCTCGGGATCAGGAACCGGTCGAGACGTTCGACTTCCGCTTCGACCGGACGTATGCCCTGGCCGGTCGCCCCTTCGGCATCACGCCGCGCACGACGACCATCGAGGTGGGCCCCGAGTGGCTCTACGTCGGCTACGGCCCGTGGCGGCTCGCGACCCCGCGCAGCAACATCGCGTCGGCCGAGGCGTCCGGCGGCTTCGGGTTCGTGAAGACCGCCGGTCCCCCGCACCTGTCCCTCGCCGACCGCGGCATCTCCTTCACGACCAACGGCGAGCGGGCACTCTGCCTCACCTTCCACTCCCCCGTCCCCGCCATCGACCCGACCGGCACGATCCGGCACCCCGGCGCGACGTTGTCGGTGGCCGATCCCGCGCGTCTCGCGGAGGCGCTGGGGCTCTCGCTCCCCGCGGCCTAG